The Salinibacterium sp. M195 genome includes a window with the following:
- a CDS encoding spermidine synthase yields MAISRFEELDFQETPMGELTLRRRREPTLDVDVYEVKLGDEYLMSSLFTVAEIALSDLGLAAASGDRLRVVNGGLGLGYTAVAALADPRVASLEVIDALPTVIDWHNRGLLPESAELTGDSRTTLTHADFFAVMRAAPTDPYDVILLDVDHSPRHQLDPSHADLYTVDGLRRVRAHLADGGVFALWSDDPSDDEFMGRLGQVFENPTAHAVDFDNALTGGVSSNTVYVAIRGA; encoded by the coding sequence ATGGCTATCTCCCGCTTCGAAGAGCTCGACTTTCAAGAAACTCCGATGGGGGAACTCACCCTGCGACGTCGACGCGAGCCAACGCTCGACGTTGATGTCTACGAGGTGAAGCTCGGCGACGAGTACCTCATGTCGAGCCTCTTCACTGTTGCTGAAATTGCGCTCTCCGACCTCGGGCTCGCCGCAGCCAGTGGCGACCGGTTGCGCGTCGTCAACGGGGGACTTGGCCTCGGCTACACAGCCGTTGCTGCTCTTGCCGATCCGCGCGTGGCCTCACTCGAAGTGATCGACGCGCTGCCCACCGTGATCGACTGGCACAATCGGGGACTCCTTCCGGAGTCTGCTGAGCTCACGGGCGACAGCCGCACGACCCTCACCCACGCCGACTTCTTTGCGGTGATGCGCGCAGCGCCGACCGATCCCTACGACGTGATCCTGCTGGATGTCGACCACTCACCCCGGCACCAGCTCGACCCCAGCCACGCCGACCTCTATACCGTTGACGGTCTGCGCCGCGTGCGGGCTCATCTCGCCGACGGCGGAGTATTCGCGCTCTGGTCGGATGACCCGTCTGACGACGAATTCATGGGACGCCTAGGCCAGGTCTTCGAGAACCCCACCGCACATGCTGTCGACTTTGATAATGCACTCACGGGTGGGGTGTCATCCAACACCGTCTACGTCGCGATTAGGGGAGCGTAG
- a CDS encoding response regulator transcription factor, translating into MNEVRVALVNDYEVVARGVVSMLRSYRNRIHVVELDLNKQVSEHVDIALYDTFASTREDRAAVRELAANPLVAAVVVYSWNLDPTLVNTAITHGAGGYVSKGLPAAQLVAALEAIRNGGERVHLGATGTAGVIGGDWPGREEGLTEREAEVLALITQGLSNTEIAERTHLSINSIKTYIRSCYRTIGVSSRTNAVLWGIEHGFRPDRVRIEHPEPAPGGGADLMARP; encoded by the coding sequence ATGAATGAAGTGCGAGTCGCCCTGGTCAATGATTACGAGGTTGTTGCACGTGGGGTCGTCAGCATGCTGCGCTCCTATCGAAACCGAATTCACGTGGTCGAGCTTGACCTCAATAAGCAGGTAAGTGAGCACGTCGACATTGCGCTCTACGACACCTTCGCCTCCACTCGGGAAGACCGCGCTGCCGTTCGGGAGCTCGCCGCGAACCCTCTCGTTGCCGCCGTCGTTGTCTACTCGTGGAATCTTGATCCGACTCTCGTGAATACTGCGATTACTCACGGAGCTGGCGGCTACGTCTCCAAAGGGTTGCCAGCGGCCCAACTCGTTGCCGCTCTCGAAGCAATTCGCAATGGAGGCGAGCGCGTTCACCTCGGCGCAACGGGCACTGCCGGTGTTATTGGCGGCGACTGGCCGGGGCGAGAAGAGGGACTGACAGAACGCGAAGCCGAAGTGTTAGCGCTCATCACCCAAGGTCTCTCGAATACCGAGATCGCTGAGCGAACCCACCTCTCGATCAACTCCATCAAAACGTACATTCGAAGCTGCTACCGAACGATCGGTGTGAGCAGCAGAACCAACGCCGTGCTGTGGGGAATCGAACACGGCTTTCGTCCCGATCGCGTCAGGATCGAGCATCCAGAACCTGCACCCGGTGGCGGCGCGGATCTGATGGCACGCCCATGA
- a CDS encoding CsbD family protein: MSASDKIENSAEDLKGKTKEAAGKATDNEELEAEGKTDQAKADLKKAAENVKDAVSE, translated from the coding sequence GTGAGTGCATCAGACAAGATCGAAAACTCAGCTGAAGATCTCAAAGGCAAGACCAAGGAAGCCGCTGGAAAGGCAACCGACAACGAAGAACTTGAGGCTGAGGGTAAGACAGATCAGGCAAAAGCTGACCTCAAGAAGGCCGCAGAGAACGTCAAAGACGCCGTCTCAGAATAG
- a CDS encoding aromatic acid exporter family protein, with the protein MKSDITRLRILQAAKTALAVGIAWTIAPYLPGVADNYPYYAPLGAIVSMYPTLMGSMKNALQTLGSLAVAIVLAGAVIIFSSPSVLTMSLAVGAGALIAATGWFGANREYIPVTVLFVLIIGGPDADDYSIGYLEQVSLGIVVGLLVNVLIFPALSQNAVDQQLTNFRRVLSDHLSEIAEALAESWPPERDGWASAKDTLVSVSGEVRSAVQLADESRKANPRARRYRRDLRADYDDLAALENVTFHVRDITDVLTGAVWGTPIKIQLRPELRPVLSKALEALSTLLRDWESEEERETAHSAAVEALASLTAELDERQSTATATTMGASAAIAMDLARILAALNARTEQTAQREDPDPETETETETETAE; encoded by the coding sequence ATGAAGTCAGACATCACGCGGCTGCGGATATTGCAAGCGGCAAAGACTGCCCTCGCCGTCGGCATCGCCTGGACGATCGCGCCTTACCTGCCTGGAGTCGCCGACAACTACCCCTACTACGCACCGCTTGGCGCCATCGTCAGTATGTACCCGACCCTGATGGGGTCGATGAAGAACGCGCTGCAAACTCTCGGAAGTCTCGCGGTCGCAATTGTGCTCGCGGGCGCGGTGATTATCTTCAGTTCACCAAGCGTTCTCACGATGTCGCTCGCAGTCGGTGCCGGTGCCCTCATCGCCGCCACCGGCTGGTTCGGCGCCAACCGCGAATACATCCCCGTCACCGTGCTGTTCGTTCTCATCATTGGTGGGCCGGATGCCGACGACTATTCAATCGGATACCTCGAGCAAGTCAGCCTCGGTATTGTTGTCGGCCTGCTCGTGAACGTGCTCATTTTCCCGGCACTCAGCCAGAACGCCGTAGATCAACAGCTCACCAACTTTCGCCGAGTGCTCTCCGACCATCTGTCGGAAATTGCCGAAGCACTGGCCGAAAGCTGGCCACCAGAACGTGACGGTTGGGCATCCGCTAAAGACACCCTTGTCAGTGTTTCCGGTGAAGTACGATCAGCGGTGCAGCTCGCAGACGAAAGTCGCAAGGCGAACCCGCGAGCCCGGCGCTATCGACGTGACTTGCGGGCCGACTACGACGACCTCGCCGCCCTCGAAAACGTTACCTTCCACGTGCGAGACATCACCGATGTTCTTACCGGCGCGGTTTGGGGCACCCCCATCAAAATCCAGCTTCGCCCGGAACTGCGGCCGGTACTCAGCAAGGCGCTCGAAGCGCTGTCGACACTACTGCGCGACTGGGAATCAGAGGAGGAGCGTGAAACAGCCCACAGCGCAGCGGTTGAAGCCCTTGCATCGCTAACCGCAGAACTGGATGAACGACAAAGCACCGCAACGGCAACAACAATGGGAGCTTCCGCCGCAATTGCCATGGACCTCGCCCGGATCCTCGCGGCGTTGAATGCCCGCACCGAACAAACCGCGCAGCGGGAAGACCCCGACCCCGAGACGGAGACCGAGACCGAGACCGAGACTGCAGAATAG
- a CDS encoding diacylglycerol kinase family protein, with protein sequence MTESPRTTASPALTAAVIYNPVKVDLAAIKAAVAVHEEAAGWNATQYLATSKKDPGQGVTKQALDAGADVVIVAGGDGTVRAVAEILHDSEAAMALMPSGTGNLFARNLDLPLDDIEASVQAAFEGEDRLVDIGLIDIRDENEKLSKHAFVVMAGLGLDARMLVNTDEDLKKKIGWLAYVGAIAKALTDQSELQLKYRLDGGRSHAARAHTIIIGNCGSLTANVLLLPDAAPDDGFFDVAVMRPEGVVGWLQIMGKVLWENGVLRRIKGGEALTTKDVRALNYVKAKQMTVRLNHAEEIELDGDSFGKAIAFKTRIKPAGLRMRVPRA encoded by the coding sequence ATGACCGAATCGCCCCGCACCACTGCGTCACCGGCTTTGACTGCTGCTGTGATTTACAACCCTGTAAAGGTCGACCTTGCGGCAATCAAAGCGGCCGTCGCGGTGCACGAAGAGGCTGCTGGCTGGAATGCCACCCAGTATTTGGCGACGAGCAAGAAGGACCCGGGGCAGGGCGTAACGAAGCAAGCTCTGGATGCGGGTGCCGACGTGGTCATCGTCGCTGGCGGCGACGGAACCGTGCGTGCGGTCGCCGAAATTCTGCACGACAGTGAGGCCGCAATGGCCCTGATGCCATCGGGAACAGGCAATCTCTTCGCTCGCAACCTTGATCTCCCCCTTGATGACATCGAAGCTTCGGTCCAGGCCGCTTTTGAGGGTGAGGATCGCCTCGTCGACATCGGCCTGATCGATATTCGTGACGAGAACGAAAAGCTGTCGAAACACGCATTCGTGGTCATGGCCGGTTTAGGGCTTGATGCAAGAATGTTGGTGAACACTGATGAGGATCTCAAGAAGAAGATTGGTTGGCTCGCGTATGTCGGCGCAATCGCCAAGGCTCTGACCGATCAGAGCGAACTCCAGCTGAAATATCGACTCGATGGCGGGCGGTCTCACGCCGCTCGAGCCCACACCATCATTATTGGAAACTGCGGCTCTCTGACGGCCAATGTGCTTCTCCTTCCCGATGCCGCCCCGGATGACGGGTTCTTTGACGTTGCCGTCATGCGGCCGGAGGGGGTCGTCGGTTGGCTGCAGATCATGGGCAAAGTCCTCTGGGAAAACGGGGTTCTTCGCCGAATCAAGGGCGGGGAAGCTCTCACGACTAAAGACGTGCGTGCTTTGAACTATGTCAAGGCGAAGCAGATGACCGTGCGCCTGAATCACGCCGAAGAAATTGAACTCGATGGTGACAGCTTCGGAAAGGCGATCGCCTTCAAGACTCGTATCAAGCCGGCCGGGTTGCGGATGCGCGTGCCCCGGGCATAG